CCCATTCATGTAAATCTCTTAAGAATACTTCCATAAGCGGTGGATAACAACTATCCATAGCCGGGAACTCGTgaccaacatcaacaacaacgtCTAAGTCATGGACACTTTGTTGGAGCAAATAATATTTACTTATAGCAGACCCAGAGTGAAAAATACAAGTCTCGACGTTAGGAATTGAATGGACATCCCCCATATAATTCTTCATTACGGAATCATAAATTATGACCAATTTCTTAGCATTGATAGAGAGTTGAAGGCAAGTTTTTCGAATGGGCTCGTTGTGTTTTTCCAACAACTCTGTAATCGAAACCACACGATCATATTCTTCCGTGATTTCGCCATCAGCTTGAGTAAGCAAAATGTCATTGAAATGGATATATT
This sequence is a window from Solanum dulcamara chromosome 10, daSolDulc1.2, whole genome shotgun sequence. Protein-coding genes within it:
- the LOC129870868 gene encoding zeatin O-glucosyltransferase-like; this encodes MEVIVVMVPYPGFSHVNQLFILARLIASHNIPVHLICLAEFNQDLNPRLKSSKYIHFNDILLTQADGEITEEYDRVVSITELLEKHNEPIRKTCLQLSINAKKLVIIYDSVMKNYMGDVHSIPNVETCIFHSGSAISKYYLLQQSVHDLDVVVDVGHEFPAMDSCYPPLMEVFLRDLHEWDLNSGEFMISSREIEGTSLLVMNLLNSSTINMLIQ